One genomic segment of Hordeum vulgare subsp. vulgare chromosome 2H, MorexV3_pseudomolecules_assembly, whole genome shotgun sequence includes these proteins:
- the LOC123430711 gene encoding MADS-box transcription factor 31-like isoform X3, with amino-acid sequence MFLCPLGSPLHLLTKKQTQPQPQPTGGEEIQWAGAMGRGKVELKKIENTTSRQVTFSKRRMGLLKKANELAILCDAQVGVIVFSGSGKMYEYSSPPWRIANIFDRYLKAPSTRFDDMDVQQKIIHEMTRMKDESNRLKIILRQYMGEDLGSLTLQDVSNLEQQIEFSLYKVRLRKQLLDQQLLEMRQRDMHMSEDQSSSYMFHMNQARDQQGQPADVMNPKLFPLWDVGDQIYGQDAESSMTALKLSPQLQEYKLQPVQPNLQEPNLHGYVLRL; translated from the exons ATGTTCCTCTGCCCCCTTGGCTCTCCACTCCATCTTCTGACGAAGAAGCAGACGCAGCCACAGCCACAGCCCACAG GAGGAGAAGAGATCCAGTGGGCTGGAGCGATGGGGCGTGGGAAGGTGGAGCTCAAGAAGATCGAGAACACGACGAGCCGACAAGTCACCTTCTCCAAGAGGCGGATGGGGCTGCTGAAGAAGGCCAACGAGCTGGCCATCCTTTGTGATGCGCAGGTCGGGGTGATCGTCTTCTCCGGCAGCGGCAAGATGTACGAGTACTCCAGCCCTCCATGGAG GATTGCAAACATCTTTGACAGATACCTGAAAGCCCCCAGCACCCGTTTCGACGACATGGACGTCCAGCAG AAAATCATCCATGAGATGACCAGGATGAAGGACGAGAGCAACAGGCTCAAGATCATCCTGAGGCAGTACATGGGTGAGGACCTGGGTTCGCTGACTCTGCAAGACGTGAGCAATCTTGAGCAGCAGATCGAGTTCTCCCTCTACAAGGTTCGCCTTAGGAAG CAGCTACTTGATCAGCAGCTCCTCGAGATGCGCCAGAGG GATATGCACATGTCAGAGGACCAGAGCAGCAGCTACATGTTCCACATG AATCAGGCGAGGGATCAGCAGGGCCAGCCGGCGGACGTGATGAACCCGAAGCTGTTCCCTCTGTGGGACGTCGGCGACCAGATCTACGGGCAGGACGCCGAGTCCTCCATGACGGCTCTCAAGCTCTCGCCGCAGCTGCAGGAGTACAAGCTCCAGCCGGTGCAGCCCAACCTGCAGGAGCCCAACCTCCATGGCTACGTCCTCCGCCTCTG A
- the LOC123430711 gene encoding MADS-box transcription factor 31-like isoform X2, which yields MFLCPLGSPLHLLTKKQTQPQPQPTGGEEIQWAGAMGRGKVELKKIENTTSRQVTFSKRRMGLLKKANELAILCDAQVGVIVFSGSGKMYEYSSPPWRIANIFDRYLKAPSTRFDDMDVQQKIIHEMTRMKDESNRLKIILRQYMGEDLGSLTLQDVSNLEQQIEFSLYKVRLRKQQLLDQQLLEMRQRDMHMSEDQSSSYMFHMNQARDQQGQPADVMNPKLFPLWDVGDQIYGQDAESSMTALKLSPQLQEYKLQPVQPNLQEPNLHGYVLRL from the exons ATGTTCCTCTGCCCCCTTGGCTCTCCACTCCATCTTCTGACGAAGAAGCAGACGCAGCCACAGCCACAGCCCACAG GAGGAGAAGAGATCCAGTGGGCTGGAGCGATGGGGCGTGGGAAGGTGGAGCTCAAGAAGATCGAGAACACGACGAGCCGACAAGTCACCTTCTCCAAGAGGCGGATGGGGCTGCTGAAGAAGGCCAACGAGCTGGCCATCCTTTGTGATGCGCAGGTCGGGGTGATCGTCTTCTCCGGCAGCGGCAAGATGTACGAGTACTCCAGCCCTCCATGGAG GATTGCAAACATCTTTGACAGATACCTGAAAGCCCCCAGCACCCGTTTCGACGACATGGACGTCCAGCAG AAAATCATCCATGAGATGACCAGGATGAAGGACGAGAGCAACAGGCTCAAGATCATCCTGAGGCAGTACATGGGTGAGGACCTGGGTTCGCTGACTCTGCAAGACGTGAGCAATCTTGAGCAGCAGATCGAGTTCTCCCTCTACAAGGTTCGCCTTAGGAAG CAGCAGCTACTTGATCAGCAGCTCCTCGAGATGCGCCAGAGG GATATGCACATGTCAGAGGACCAGAGCAGCAGCTACATGTTCCACATG AATCAGGCGAGGGATCAGCAGGGCCAGCCGGCGGACGTGATGAACCCGAAGCTGTTCCCTCTGTGGGACGTCGGCGACCAGATCTACGGGCAGGACGCCGAGTCCTCCATGACGGCTCTCAAGCTCTCGCCGCAGCTGCAGGAGTACAAGCTCCAGCCGGTGCAGCCCAACCTGCAGGAGCCCAACCTCCATGGCTACGTCCTCCGCCTCTG A
- the LOC123430711 gene encoding MADS-box transcription factor 31-like isoform X4: MFLCPLGSPLHLLTKKQTQPQPQPTGGEEIQWAGAMGRGKVELKKIENTTSRQVTFSKRRMGLLKKANELAILCDAQVGVIVFSGSGKMYEYSSPPWRIANIFDRYLKAPSTRFDDMDVQQKIIHEMTRMKDESNRLKIILRQYMGEDLGSLTLQDVSNLEQQIEFSLYKVRLRKQQLLDQQLLEMRQRDMHMSEDQSSSYMFHMARDQQGQPADVMNPKLFPLWDVGDQIYGQDAESSMTALKLSPQLQEYKLQPVQPNLQEPNLHGYVLRL; encoded by the exons ATGTTCCTCTGCCCCCTTGGCTCTCCACTCCATCTTCTGACGAAGAAGCAGACGCAGCCACAGCCACAGCCCACAG GAGGAGAAGAGATCCAGTGGGCTGGAGCGATGGGGCGTGGGAAGGTGGAGCTCAAGAAGATCGAGAACACGACGAGCCGACAAGTCACCTTCTCCAAGAGGCGGATGGGGCTGCTGAAGAAGGCCAACGAGCTGGCCATCCTTTGTGATGCGCAGGTCGGGGTGATCGTCTTCTCCGGCAGCGGCAAGATGTACGAGTACTCCAGCCCTCCATGGAG GATTGCAAACATCTTTGACAGATACCTGAAAGCCCCCAGCACCCGTTTCGACGACATGGACGTCCAGCAG AAAATCATCCATGAGATGACCAGGATGAAGGACGAGAGCAACAGGCTCAAGATCATCCTGAGGCAGTACATGGGTGAGGACCTGGGTTCGCTGACTCTGCAAGACGTGAGCAATCTTGAGCAGCAGATCGAGTTCTCCCTCTACAAGGTTCGCCTTAGGAAG CAGCAGCTACTTGATCAGCAGCTCCTCGAGATGCGCCAGAGG GATATGCACATGTCAGAGGACCAGAGCAGCAGCTACATGTTCCACATG GCGAGGGATCAGCAGGGCCAGCCGGCGGACGTGATGAACCCGAAGCTGTTCCCTCTGTGGGACGTCGGCGACCAGATCTACGGGCAGGACGCCGAGTCCTCCATGACGGCTCTCAAGCTCTCGCCGCAGCTGCAGGAGTACAAGCTCCAGCCGGTGCAGCCCAACCTGCAGGAGCCCAACCTCCATGGCTACGTCCTCCGCCTCTG A
- the LOC123430711 gene encoding MADS-box transcription factor 31-like isoform X1 — protein MFLCPLGSPLHLLTKKQTQPQPQPTGGEEIQWAGAMGRGKVELKKIENTTSRQVTFSKRRMGLLKKANELAILCDAQVGVIVFSGSGKMYEYSSPPWRIANIFDRYLKAPSTRFDDMDVQQKIIHEMTRMKDESNRLKIILRQYMGEDLGSLTLQDVSNLEQQIEFSLYKVRLRKQQLLDQQLLEMRQRDMHMSEDQSSSYMFHMNQARDQQGQPADVMNPKLFPLWDVGDQIYGQDAESSMTALKLSPQLQEYKLQPVQPNLQEPNLHGYVLRLW, from the exons ATGTTCCTCTGCCCCCTTGGCTCTCCACTCCATCTTCTGACGAAGAAGCAGACGCAGCCACAGCCACAGCCCACAG GAGGAGAAGAGATCCAGTGGGCTGGAGCGATGGGGCGTGGGAAGGTGGAGCTCAAGAAGATCGAGAACACGACGAGCCGACAAGTCACCTTCTCCAAGAGGCGGATGGGGCTGCTGAAGAAGGCCAACGAGCTGGCCATCCTTTGTGATGCGCAGGTCGGGGTGATCGTCTTCTCCGGCAGCGGCAAGATGTACGAGTACTCCAGCCCTCCATGGAG GATTGCAAACATCTTTGACAGATACCTGAAAGCCCCCAGCACCCGTTTCGACGACATGGACGTCCAGCAG AAAATCATCCATGAGATGACCAGGATGAAGGACGAGAGCAACAGGCTCAAGATCATCCTGAGGCAGTACATGGGTGAGGACCTGGGTTCGCTGACTCTGCAAGACGTGAGCAATCTTGAGCAGCAGATCGAGTTCTCCCTCTACAAGGTTCGCCTTAGGAAG CAGCAGCTACTTGATCAGCAGCTCCTCGAGATGCGCCAGAGG GATATGCACATGTCAGAGGACCAGAGCAGCAGCTACATGTTCCACATG AATCAGGCGAGGGATCAGCAGGGCCAGCCGGCGGACGTGATGAACCCGAAGCTGTTCCCTCTGTGGGACGTCGGCGACCAGATCTACGGGCAGGACGCCGAGTCCTCCATGACGGCTCTCAAGCTCTCGCCGCAGCTGCAGGAGTACAAGCTCCAGCCGGTGCAGCCCAACCTGCAGGAGCCCAACCTCCATGGCTACGTCCTCCGCCTCTGGTAA
- the LOC123427609 gene encoding peroxisomal 2,4-dienoyl-CoA reductase [(3E)-enoyl-CoA-producing]: MATESPFRADVLRGKAALVTGGGSGICFEIATQLARHGAHVAIMGRRREVLDKAVAALRSEGLRAVGFQGDVRNQEDAARVLASTVEHFGKLDILVNGAAGNFLASPEDLTPKGFRTVLEIDTVGTYTMCYEALKYLKKGGPGRGPSTGGLIINISATLHYTAAWYQIHVSAAKAGVDSITRTLALEWGTDYEIRVNGIAPGPIGGTPGLRKLAPDEMGKGKREMMPLFKLGETRDIAMAALYLASDAGKYVNGTTLVVDGGLWLSHPRHIPKEEVKELSKVIEKKVRASGVGVPSSKL; encoded by the exons ATGGCGACCGAGTCGCCGTTCCGGGCGGACGTGCTGAGGGGCAAGGCGGCGCTGGTCACCGGCGGCGGCTCCGGCATCTGCTTCGAGATCGCCACCCAGCTCGCCCGCCACGGCGCCCACGTCGCCATCATGGGCCGCCGCCGCGAGGTCCTCGacaaggccgtcgccgccctccGCTCCGAGGGCCTACGG GCTGTTGGCTTTCAGGGGGATGTACGTAACCAGGAGGATGCAGCCAGAGTGCTCGCGTCGACCGTTGAGCATTTCGGCAAGCTTGACATTCTCGTCAATGGTGCAGCGGGCAACTTCCTTGCATCCCCAGAGGATCTGACACCCAAGGGATTCCGAACAG TTCTTGAGATTGACACTGTGGGTACATACACAATGTGCTATGAAGCCCTGAAGTATCTGAAAAAAGGTGGACCAGGGAGAGGTCCCTCCACTGGTGGCCTCATCATTAACATAAGTGCGACATTGCATTACACCGCGGCTTGGTACCAAATTCATGTGTCTGCTGCTAAG GCAGGTGTTGATAGTATCACGAGAACACTGGCTCTGGAATGGGGAACAGATTATGAAATCAGGGTCAATGGAATTGCACCAGGACCAATCGGAGGCACTCCAGGACTGAGGAAGCTTGCACCTGATGAAATGGGCAAGGGGAAAAGGGAAATGATGCCTTTATTTAAGTTGGGGGAGACACGGGACATTGCAATGGCTGCGCTCTATCTTGCTTCTGATGCAG GCAAATATGTAAATGGGACTACGCTCGTGGTCGATGGAGGGCTTTGGTTGAGTCACCCTCGCCACATCCCCAAGGAGGAAGTGAAGGAGCTCTCAAAGGTGATCGAGAAGAAGGTTAGGGCCTCTGGTGTAGGTGTACCGTCCAGCAAATTGTGA